The Dyella caseinilytica genome has a window encoding:
- a CDS encoding YoaK family protein translates to MDRRLACILAAIAGALNTAAFHAVGFFSANMTGNVSSLSDHAASGEWWLSAFYLSIVLAFVFGAGVSTLLINAGRRRNIRSIYAIGILAEAILMVVLGVFELLMPTMERGSILILGLSFLMGIQNAVVTRISDARVRTTHVSGMSTDIGIELSMLFDIARGREPQDDATSYQSKLRLHAQTVLSFLAGGVAGVVAYQVMGTRMLFVTAALLFLMAGNAIVRSRMRLDQLQAN, encoded by the coding sequence ATTGCCGGCGCACTGAACACAGCGGCGTTTCATGCTGTTGGCTTCTTTTCCGCCAACATGACAGGCAATGTTTCCTCGTTGTCGGATCACGCGGCGTCTGGCGAGTGGTGGCTGAGTGCGTTCTACCTTTCCATTGTGCTCGCCTTTGTTTTTGGCGCAGGGGTTTCAACGTTACTGATTAACGCAGGGCGCCGTCGAAATATCCGGAGCATCTACGCCATCGGCATTCTTGCCGAAGCCATTCTGATGGTCGTACTGGGCGTTTTCGAACTCCTAATGCCCACGATGGAGCGAGGATCCATCCTCATCCTGGGTTTGAGTTTTCTGATGGGCATCCAGAACGCCGTGGTGACCCGTATTTCGGATGCGCGCGTGCGCACTACCCATGTCTCGGGCATGTCCACGGATATCGGCATCGAGTTAAGCATGTTGTTTGACATCGCCCGGGGCCGCGAACCCCAGGATGATGCAACCTCTTACCAGTCCAAGCTACGCCTTCATGCCCAAACCGTCCTGTCGTTCCTGGCAGGTGGAGTGGCCGGCGTGGTGGCCTACCAAGTCATGGGCACCAGAATGCTCTTTGTGACGGCGGCTTTGCTATTCCTCATGGCCGGGAACGCTATCGTCCGTTCTCGCATGCGACTGGATCAGCTCCAAGCAAACTAA